In Verrucomicrobiota bacterium, the sequence GACCCCGCGGAATTTTCGGACACGCTCTAAGGAAAGACAACCTGCCGAACCAACCGCGGCACCGAATGGCGGCCCCGCGACGCGGTTCGGCCATTCGGAAGCCACGGAGGGCCGCCATCGGTGAGCCGAATCCTTCGGCAAATCGCCGTTGAACGCGCTGGGGTCATCGTTTAAGCTTTGCAGCATGCAAAGTCAGGTTGATCTCAAACAGATGGCACTGTCCGAAAAGCTTCAACTTATGGAGGCACTTTGGGATGAACTGTGTAACCGGGAGGAGGAGATTCCCGTTCCGGATTGGCATAAGACGGTCCTCGATGAACGAGAGCGACAGGTCGCCGAAGGCAAGGCAACGTTCGTTGATTGGGAGACGGCCAAGCAGAGAATTCGGAAGCGGATTTCATGACGATCGAGATTCTGGACAAGGCTGAGAATGATCTTGTTGCCGGATTTCACTTTTACGAGGAGCAAGAGATTGGTTTGGGGACGTATTTCCTGGAGAGTCTCTATTCGGATATTGAATCACTGAAACTGTACGCGGGGATTCATCGGCTGGCGTACCGAGATTTCCATCGCATGCTCTCGAAGCGGTTTCCATTCGCGATTTATTACAGGACGGCTGCGAGGATTGCTTACGTTCATGCCGTCGTTGACTGTAGGAAGAGTCCAGCATGGATCAGGGATCATTTGACGTGAACTTGCCGAACCAGATCACTGGACCGAACGCGGGCGGGCCATGTCAGTTGACGATGCGGACGCGTTGGGCCGCCCGCGTCGCTCAGTTTTGTCGTTCGGTGAAACCCAAGGACGTGAGCGCATGAAGAGAAGCTTGGCGAGAACAGCCCTCATTGGTGGAAGCGTTGGCATTCCGCTATGGCTTCTGTCCTACTCGTGGCTTCCGTTTGCCTTGGCTGGGCGTGATGGGCAATTCGTGCTCCACGCGGTGGTTGTCGGCGAGGTGGGCGCCTTTGCGGCGGGAGCTCTCGGCGTTGGTTTGGGCTTTACGGCCAGGAAACGCTCCGCACCCGGGTCACGCGAGCACCGGTTGGCCTCACGCAGCGTAACCGTGGCCTCGGTGGTACGAACGCTAGTCCTGATCCCGAATGTCCTGGGCCGTCTATTGCATGCTCAATAACCATGGCTCCCATCTTCTCCATCTTCTCTGCATTCACCGGTTGAACCAAGCCGCGTAAAAGCTTCGCTCACGCGGCAGGCCGCGTCGAAGGTTCGGAGGGCGGTTCTCAACGGGAGGGTTTCCTTGAGGAAAGATCGGTGCTTCGTCTCGAGCGCGATTGCGCAATTATTCAAAGTCCTCGTTCAGCGAACGGAGAAATGCGGACAGCGGGGCCTGGGCTTCCTTGGTGAGAAGGACTTTGGCCATTTCCGGGTCGCCATTGCGAATCCTCTGTTCCCGCGCC encodes:
- a CDS encoding addiction module protein; its protein translation is MQSQVDLKQMALSEKLQLMEALWDELCNREEEIPVPDWHKTVLDERERQVAEGKATFVDWETAKQRIRKRIS
- a CDS encoding type II toxin-antitoxin system RelE/ParE family toxin — encoded protein: MTIEILDKAENDLVAGFHFYEEQEIGLGTYFLESLYSDIESLKLYAGIHRLAYRDFHRMLSKRFPFAIYYRTAARIAYVHAVVDCRKSPAWIRDHLT